The genomic DNA TTTGTATCACCATTACTTCAAAGATTTCAGGAGCTTACAATTCAGCCTGTCAGGCAAGATCAGCATTAAATGATTCTTCTAGAGTTTATGTTTTAGATTCCCTAAGTGCTACTGCCGGACAAGCTCTTTTGGTTTTAAAGGCTATTGAATTAATCCAGGAGCAAAAAGAAATTGGTGAAATTATTGGAGAACTGAAAAATTTAATTCCCAAAATTCATTTATACTTATTTTTTGAAGATCCGAGGTGGATAGAGGCGACTGGCAGGATAACTCCTTCTCAGGCAAATTGGATAAGAAGAATGAAAAAAGTAGGAATAAGGCCCTTGCTAGAATTCAAAAATGGTCTTATAACTAAAGGAGGGTTTTCAGTTTTTGCCAAAGACACTGCAGAAGCTCTCTTTAGAAAAATTGAAAAAGATAGTAGAAAAATTAGAAAAAAAGGTAAAAAAATCAGGGTAATAATTGTCCATGCTGATAATTCGGAAGGGGCCGAAAAATTGAAAAAGATGTTAAAAGAAAAAATAAAAGCTGAAGTTCCCTTTATCAACTTAGTCTGTACCTTAATTGGTTCTCGATTTGGTCCAGGTGGTTTAATTGCTGCCTGGCATGAGATCATGTAGCTTCTTAGCTTATAGCTTCTTAGGATTGATGAAAAACAAAAATACCATCGATTCATATAAAGATCTAATAGTTTGGCAACGCTCAATGGATTTAGTAGTTGCTATTTACGAATTAACTAATAAATTTCCTAAAAGTGAGCTATATGGATTAACGTCACAGATGAGAAGATGTGCGATTTCAATCCCTTCTAATATTGCCGAAGGGAGAAGGCGTGGTACTAGGAAGGATTATCGTCAATTTTTAATCATTGCCTATGGATCAGGAGCAGAACTCGAAACTCAAATAGAAATAGCTAAGAAATTATTATTTGGTAAAAATTTAAATTACTTTAGGGTAGATAGTTTATTGAATGAGGTTATGAAAATGTTAAATAAAATGATCTCTACCCTAAGAAGCTAAAAAGCTATGTTTATTAAAGGAGTTGGAATGACAAAATTTGATTATTCCCAAAAACCCTGGTGGCGCTTTGCCTATGAGGCAACAATGGAGGCACTTGAGGATGCTAATTTAAAAATCTCTGATATTGAAGCAATAGTTCTTTCGTCAATATCTTCAGCTGCTGGAGGCGAGCATCAAACTCATAAAATCTCTTTACTTTCTGATTTATTTAAGACCAATGTTCCAATTATTGAAACTCCAGCC from Patescibacteria group bacterium includes the following:
- a CDS encoding four helix bundle protein; the protein is MDSYKDLIVWQRSMDLVVAIYELTNKFPKSELYGLTSQMRRCAISIPSNIAEGRRRGTRKDYRQFLIIAYGSGAELETQIEIAKKLLFGKNLNYFRVDSLLNEVMKMLNKMISTLRS